In Mycobacterium sp. JS623, one genomic interval encodes:
- a CDS encoding DoxX family protein, which translates to MALWIVTIVLAVAFLGSGLMKQFVPKDKLVTSGQGWAADFSPANIRLIGLVEIVGAIGLVLPAVTHIAPILVPMAAIGLILVMLGAAIVHARRREVPNVAVNVVLLALAAFVVWGRLGLYAFPS; encoded by the coding sequence ATGGCTCTGTGGATTGTCACGATTGTCTTGGCCGTCGCCTTCCTCGGAAGCGGACTGATGAAGCAGTTCGTGCCCAAGGACAAGCTGGTCACTTCCGGCCAGGGCTGGGCTGCGGACTTCAGCCCGGCGAATATCCGACTGATCGGACTCGTCGAGATAGTCGGCGCCATTGGGCTCGTCTTACCGGCCGTCACTCACATCGCCCCAATCCTCGTCCCGATGGCGGCGATTGGATTGATCCTGGTGATGCTCGGCGCGGCGATCGTTCACGCGCGCCGCAGGGAGGTACCGAACGTCGCTGTCAATGTGGTGCTGCTCGCGCTGGCCGCGTTCGTGGTTTGGGGCAGACTCGGCTTATACGCATTCCCGTCCTAA
- a CDS encoding NADPH-dependent FMN reductase — protein sequence MTELTIAIIAGSTRPGRHASAVAEWILEQAAERRGVRYDIVDLIDHPLPLFDEVMPPSFGHYQNEHTKAWAATIAPYDGFVFVSPEYNHSTSAALKNALDYLYAEWQNKAAAFAAYGSLSGARAVEHLRLICAELQMATVRQQLSFSLFTDFEDFTAFIPVAVHKDSAVVMFDQLESWAGALKPLRS from the coding sequence ATGACAGAGCTGACGATAGCGATCATCGCGGGCAGCACCCGCCCGGGACGCCACGCCAGCGCGGTCGCCGAGTGGATACTCGAGCAGGCAGCGGAACGCCGGGGTGTCCGCTACGACATCGTCGACCTCATCGACCATCCCCTGCCGCTGTTTGATGAAGTCATGCCGCCCAGCTTCGGGCACTACCAGAATGAACACACCAAGGCTTGGGCGGCGACGATCGCGCCTTACGACGGATTCGTCTTCGTCAGCCCCGAGTACAACCACTCGACGTCCGCGGCGCTCAAGAATGCCCTCGACTATCTATATGCCGAATGGCAGAACAAGGCTGCCGCTTTCGCGGCTTACGGGTCGCTGTCTGGGGCGCGCGCCGTTGAGCACCTGCGTTTGATCTGCGCCGAGTTGCAGATGGCAACTGTTCGCCAACAACTATCTTTCTCGTTGTTCACTGACTTCGAGGACTTCACTGCCTTCATTCCGGTGGCAGTACACAAGGATTCGGCCGTCGTCATGTTCGATCAGCTCGAAAGTTGGGCAGGTGCGTTGAAGCCACTGCGCTCCTGA
- a CDS encoding MarR family winged helix-turn-helix transcriptional regulator, which yields MPPTRRARSGDSPWLPASQKRAWVAFMRVQLRMNYEMNRQLQRDSGLSLADYHVLNQLSMAPDHKLQITELGALIGWERSRVSHQVRRLCERGLAERIQSEDDGRATDAVLTKKGLEVTVAAAPEHVALVRKLFFDPLPGELVGPFTAALEHIQASLNLNASLPPVPL from the coding sequence ATGCCACCTACCCGTCGCGCCCGTTCAGGTGACAGTCCTTGGTTACCTGCTTCCCAGAAGCGCGCATGGGTGGCGTTTATGCGCGTGCAGTTGCGGATGAACTATGAGATGAATCGGCAGCTGCAGCGAGATAGCGGGCTGTCTTTGGCCGATTACCACGTGCTGAATCAGCTGAGCATGGCCCCGGATCACAAGCTGCAGATTACCGAACTCGGCGCTCTGATCGGATGGGAGCGCAGCCGGGTGTCGCACCAAGTGCGGCGGCTATGCGAACGCGGGCTCGCCGAGCGCATCCAGTCCGAAGACGATGGCAGAGCTACTGATGCGGTCTTGACCAAGAAGGGCCTCGAGGTGACGGTCGCGGCTGCGCCGGAACATGTTGCGTTGGTGAGGAAATTGTTCTTCGATCCATTACCGGGTGAACTTGTTGGTCCTTTCACGGCAGCGCTCGAGCACATTCAGGCGAGCCTCAACCTGAATGCATCGCTCCCTCCCGTACCTCTCTGA
- a CDS encoding oxidoreductase has protein sequence MNTLTGDSYRLGDRAVHRVGYGAMQLAGDGVFGPPRDRDEAIAVLRAAVIAGVDHIDTAQYYGPGVVNQLIREALYPYPDNLALVSKVAARRDDFGAVLRYDDPDQLRAGIEDNLATLGVEQLAAVNLRVMDNAVPDERFVEQIEALVAARDEGLIAGIGISNVTHRHLLRAVEVTEIVCVQNAYNLADRSSEPVLKECATRGIAFVPFCPLGWPKSQHDAIRTNPIVTSIAASHGATPVQVALAWLLAVAENVLLIPGTSTRGHLAENLAAGSLSLRDDEISSLSTAFAVPSIS, from the coding sequence ATGAACACACTGACCGGTGACAGCTACCGCCTTGGAGATAGGGCCGTGCACCGTGTCGGGTACGGTGCGATGCAACTGGCCGGAGATGGTGTCTTCGGTCCACCCCGGGATCGCGACGAAGCGATCGCAGTGCTGCGCGCCGCCGTGATTGCCGGTGTCGATCACATTGACACCGCCCAGTACTACGGGCCCGGGGTGGTCAACCAGTTGATCCGGGAAGCGCTCTACCCCTACCCCGACAATCTGGCTCTGGTGAGCAAGGTTGCCGCACGCCGAGACGACTTTGGCGCGGTCCTGCGCTACGACGACCCCGACCAGCTCCGTGCCGGCATCGAAGACAATCTTGCGACCCTAGGTGTCGAGCAGCTCGCCGCGGTGAATCTGCGTGTGATGGACAACGCTGTGCCTGACGAAAGGTTCGTCGAGCAGATCGAAGCGTTGGTGGCTGCGCGTGACGAAGGCTTGATCGCCGGCATCGGCATCAGCAACGTGACACACCGACACCTGCTGCGCGCCGTCGAAGTCACCGAGATCGTGTGCGTGCAGAACGCATACAACCTGGCGGATCGATCCTCGGAGCCCGTCCTCAAGGAGTGTGCCACCCGAGGCATCGCCTTCGTTCCGTTTTGCCCACTGGGCTGGCCGAAGAGCCAACACGATGCGATCCGCACCAACCCGATCGTCACCAGCATCGCTGCGAGCCACGGCGCGACGCCCGTCCAGGTCGCACTGGCCTGGCTGCTGGCCGTTGCAGAAAACGTGCTGCTGATCCCGGGAACCAGTACCCGCGGCCACCTCGCGGAAAACCTTGCCGCGGGATCATTGTCGTTACGCGACGACGAAATCTCCAGTCTCAGCACGGCATTCGCGGTGCCGTCTATCAGCTGA
- a CDS encoding alcohol dehydrogenase catalytic domain-containing protein, with translation MTAEREIVLEERPCPTLRPDQVIVEVELCGICGSDLHAALMPQVYHGDCILGHESTGHIVAVGAEIAEWVVGQRVAINPNGNIVTPLSDALSAFDLLRSGRIMKALIAPSQQ, from the coding sequence TTGACCGCCGAACGCGAAATCGTGCTGGAGGAACGCCCCTGCCCCACATTGCGACCCGACCAGGTCATCGTTGAAGTAGAACTGTGCGGGATCTGCGGGAGCGATCTTCACGCCGCTCTGATGCCGCAGGTTTATCACGGGGACTGCATTCTGGGTCACGAATCCACAGGCCACATAGTCGCAGTGGGAGCCGAGATAGCCGAATGGGTTGTCGGTCAACGCGTGGCGATCAACCCCAACGGAAACATCGTGACGCCGCTGTCGGACGCCTTGAGCGCATTCGACTTACTCCGCTCCGGCCGAATCATGAAAGCGCTCATCGCGCCAAGTCAGCAGTGA
- a CDS encoding nuclear transport factor 2 family protein, producing the protein MTDSAPNNADRIRTLLQAVDNADNDTIATCTAKDVHFRFGNAPPTKTRSELLAAAGSFRGAIAALRHTILNMWDVDGDTVIATMDVYYRRLDGRELNLPCCNIFRVDNGLVVDYLIYMDVNPVTAA; encoded by the coding sequence ATGACTGATTCTGCACCGAACAACGCCGATCGAATTCGGACCTTGTTACAAGCCGTCGACAATGCTGACAACGACACGATTGCCACCTGCACGGCGAAAGACGTCCACTTCCGATTCGGAAACGCACCACCGACCAAGACCCGGTCGGAGCTACTCGCAGCAGCCGGTTCCTTCCGTGGCGCCATCGCCGCTCTGCGGCACACCATCCTCAACATGTGGGACGTCGACGGTGACACCGTGATCGCCACAATGGACGTTTACTACCGCCGACTGGACGGCCGCGAGCTGAATCTGCCTTGCTGCAATATTTTTCGCGTAGACAACGGTCTAGTAGTCGACTATCTCATATACATGGATGTCAACCCGGTAACCGCGGCGTAG